A window of Photobacterium sp. GJ3 contains these coding sequences:
- a CDS encoding CidA/LrgA family protein → MIATPFIFILVYMSYLRSFAIIAIFLMAGKGFQSLTQIPIPGSILGMLLLFTALSTGLLPPNWAKPSCHLLIRHMAILFVPVGVGLMNYLDLLQANALPVLVSTLGSSLVVLLFVGWYVQRKESD, encoded by the coding sequence ATGATTGCGACACCATTCATCTTCATCCTTGTGTATATGAGCTACCTGCGTTCATTTGCCATCATTGCCATTTTCCTCATGGCCGGGAAAGGATTTCAATCTCTGACTCAGATTCCGATCCCAGGCAGCATTCTTGGCATGCTTTTGTTGTTTACTGCACTTTCCACGGGCTTACTTCCGCCGAACTGGGCCAAACCGAGCTGTCATCTGCTGATTCGCCATATGGCGATTCTTTTTGTCCCTGTCGGTGTCGGCTTAATGAACTATCTCGATTTGCTTCAGGCCAATGCCCTGCCAGTGTTGGTCAGCACGCTGGGGAGCAGTCTTGTCGTGCTGCTATTCGTCGGCTGGTATGTACAGCGAAAGGAGTCTGACTGA
- a CDS encoding CidB/LrgB family autolysis modulator, with protein MWILVTVVVFWLARLLSKRFQHPVLNPLLICLVVIIPLLLVLQVPYEVYFEDNKWIHYLLEPAVVALAFPLYEQLPQIRSRWKVIVTAGLCGSVLSMITGTAIALALGADLQLAASILPKSVTTPIAMAVAEQIGGVPSLAAVMVLIAGVFGAVLGYPLFQLARISHPMAKGLSMGTVAHALGTAKAAEENYKDGAFSSLALVLCGVITAILAPVIYPILLSVFQ; from the coding sequence ATGTGGATTCTGGTCACTGTAGTGGTTTTTTGGCTCGCCCGTCTTTTATCAAAACGCTTCCAGCACCCTGTTTTGAACCCGCTTTTAATTTGTCTGGTTGTGATTATTCCTTTGCTGCTGGTCCTTCAGGTGCCCTATGAAGTCTATTTTGAAGACAACAAATGGATTCACTACTTGCTGGAGCCGGCTGTCGTGGCACTGGCGTTCCCTTTATACGAGCAGTTGCCTCAGATCCGCAGTCGCTGGAAAGTAATTGTCACCGCCGGTCTTTGTGGCAGCGTGCTGTCAATGATCACTGGCACCGCCATCGCCCTGGCCCTTGGGGCCGACCTGCAACTTGCCGCCAGCATTTTGCCCAAATCAGTCACAACGCCGATTGCAATGGCAGTTGCCGAACAAATTGGCGGGGTGCCTTCGCTGGCTGCGGTTATGGTGCTGATCGCGGGTGTCTTCGGCGCCGTCCTTGGTTATCCCCTGTTTCAACTGGCCCGGATTTCTCATCCGATGGCCAAAGGTCTCAGCATGGGAACGGTGGCGCATGCATTAGGCACGGCTAAAGCTGCTGAAGAAAATTATAAAGACGGGGCATTCAGTTCGCTGGCGTTAGTCCTATGTGGTGTCATCACCGCTATTCTGGCTCCTGTGATCTACCCGATTCTCTTGTCTGTTTTCCAGTAA
- the cdd gene encoding cytidine deaminase — MRRITMRAEVLEALSKLPHELSQALKPMMTAPGFDASLSPEEFQHLMAVSQLSDAELRIQLLSIAAAYSIASISNFYVGAIARGTSGRLYFGANMEFESTSMSQTVHAEQSAISHAWLKGEEGISDITVNYSPCGHCRQFMNELSTAQSLVVQLPERTPKALQEYLPESFGPTDLGITDLLLSDKTHDLQLDSEDALLTAACQAADKSHAPYSKNFAGVALRAKDGRIFSGMYAENAAFNPSLPPLQVAMIHMNMADYPLSEITEAALVEQKSAPVSLLADTQTTLETFSPDLQLAYAAI; from the coding sequence ATAAGGAGAATCACTATGCGCGCTGAAGTATTGGAAGCTTTAAGCAAACTTCCCCATGAGCTGTCGCAGGCACTGAAGCCAATGATGACCGCTCCAGGCTTTGACGCCTCCCTGAGCCCGGAAGAATTTCAACACCTGATGGCAGTAAGCCAGTTATCCGATGCCGAACTCCGGATTCAATTACTCAGCATTGCTGCAGCTTATTCCATTGCCAGTATTTCGAACTTCTATGTGGGTGCGATTGCCCGCGGCACTTCAGGTCGCCTGTATTTCGGCGCGAATATGGAATTCGAGTCAACCTCAATGTCACAAACCGTGCATGCCGAGCAATCGGCAATCAGTCATGCCTGGTTGAAAGGTGAAGAAGGAATCAGCGATATTACCGTCAATTACTCTCCCTGTGGTCATTGCCGACAGTTCATGAATGAACTGAGTACCGCACAAAGCCTGGTGGTTCAGCTCCCTGAACGAACGCCAAAAGCGCTGCAGGAATATCTGCCGGAATCATTCGGCCCCACAGATCTGGGCATCACCGATTTGCTGTTGTCTGATAAAACGCATGATTTACAGCTTGATTCAGAAGACGCGCTGCTGACGGCGGCCTGTCAGGCGGCAGATAAATCTCACGCACCGTACAGCAAAAACTTCGCTGGGGTTGCACTCAGAGCTAAAGATGGCCGGATATTTTCCGGTATGTACGCAGAAAACGCAGCATTCAATCCAAGCCTGCCACCATTGCAAGTCGCCATGATCCACATGAATATGGCGGACTATCCACTTTCAGAGATAACGGAAGCAGCACTGGTAGAGCAGAAAAGTGCGCCAGTCAGCCTGCTGGCAGATACCCAGACGACACTGGAAACCTTCAGTCCGGATTTACAGCTCGCCTACGCTGCAATCTGA
- a CDS encoding DMT family transporter — MTHRHNPIQGACWMLTAGTAFAVVNSMVQYLSVVFHLPSTTVGLIQYFIALIVMLPWLQKIGLRQALKTQHFGMHCFRVFLSVIGIQLWLWALAYPVPIWQGIALLMTSPLFATIGSGLLLKEKVGFVRWMATLAGFGGAMIILEPWSDDFNWASVLPVGAAFFWASYSLMVKKMSHHDSPTTMVVYLLILITPFNLFLAVPDFTMPANHQTWLLLLGAGMFTALANWAIAKAYAMADASFVQPFDHAKLPLNVLAGFMVFGWVPPGRLWLGATIIIGSVAFITQWERRRPVMPSKTIGETS, encoded by the coding sequence ATGACTCATCGACATAATCCAATTCAGGGTGCCTGCTGGATGTTAACGGCGGGAACAGCCTTTGCTGTTGTCAACAGTATGGTGCAGTACCTGAGTGTGGTCTTCCATCTGCCTTCCACCACTGTCGGGCTGATTCAGTACTTTATCGCTCTGATTGTCATGCTGCCTTGGCTTCAAAAGATCGGGCTGCGCCAGGCATTAAAAACCCAACATTTTGGTATGCACTGTTTTCGGGTTTTCCTGTCTGTGATTGGCATTCAGTTGTGGCTGTGGGCTTTGGCCTATCCGGTACCGATCTGGCAAGGGATCGCACTGCTGATGACTTCTCCGCTTTTTGCGACGATCGGTTCGGGATTATTGCTGAAAGAAAAGGTTGGTTTTGTTCGCTGGATGGCCACACTGGCAGGATTCGGCGGTGCCATGATCATCCTTGAGCCCTGGTCTGATGATTTCAATTGGGCATCTGTACTTCCGGTGGGGGCTGCATTTTTCTGGGCAAGCTATTCCCTGATGGTGAAAAAGATGTCTCATCATGATTCGCCAACGACCATGGTTGTCTATCTGCTGATCCTGATCACACCGTTTAACCTTTTTCTCGCGGTGCCTGATTTCACCATGCCGGCGAACCATCAAACCTGGCTCCTCTTGCTCGGTGCAGGCATGTTTACAGCACTGGCAAACTGGGCCATTGCAAAAGCGTATGCCATGGCTGATGCGTCTTTTGTGCAACCTTTCGATCACGCCAAACTGCCATTGAACGTACTGGCCGGGTTTATGGTGTTTGGCTGGGTCCCTCCGGGCCGTCTCTGGCTGGGCGCAACCATCATTATCGGCTCTGTCGCTTTCATCACTCAATGGGAACGACGCAGACCTGTGATGCCATCCAAAACCATTGGCGAAACCTCCTGA
- a CDS encoding Ig-like domain-containing protein: MMRHIIKRLLAAIVLPLVVLLSGCNSEGVFSDPSAVLMEIVVTPETVRVARGQTQQLTAMAVYSDGTSIDVSDTVTWMPVDEATTTVTPAGLLTGVEVGGTTVTALKDGFASHTVDVDVTDAVITGITVVPEYVGVVKGRTQPITVTLTYSDNTSTDVSDSLTWLLDTSIAAVNPTNVLSGVEVAGVEVGTTTLTVMKDGIISNPVEVNVCSDLAGPCIDVFVDTKTYSFKGGLLLYTSSPSVAYLDRLGGSVNGGTFSETGDKGPVGDFYLFSWNEEVESLCDLYNTQKLAGLSEWYIATADEIGTLTNRLSNNVYAIRGWPTGTNYVHSASRGSRSSAEYDLNQGIYLSANPVVPLYVTCTATIF, encoded by the coding sequence ATGATGAGACATATTATTAAAAGATTATTAGCCGCAATAGTATTACCTTTAGTGGTGCTACTTAGTGGCTGTAATTCGGAAGGTGTTTTTTCTGATCCTTCAGCGGTGCTCATGGAAATTGTCGTCACGCCTGAGACTGTAAGAGTTGCCAGAGGTCAGACTCAGCAGTTGACGGCGATGGCAGTGTACAGTGATGGCACGTCAATTGATGTGAGTGATACTGTCACATGGATGCCAGTCGATGAAGCGACTACAACTGTGACTCCCGCGGGTTTACTGACCGGTGTTGAAGTGGGGGGGACGACAGTCACGGCCTTGAAAGATGGCTTCGCCAGTCACACTGTGGATGTTGATGTGACTGACGCTGTGATTACGGGTATTACCGTGGTACCTGAGTATGTCGGTGTCGTTAAAGGCCGGACTCAGCCGATCACCGTTACATTAACCTACAGTGACAACACTTCAACTGATGTGAGTGATTCCTTGACGTGGTTGCTGGATACCAGTATCGCTGCAGTGAACCCAACTAACGTGCTATCCGGTGTTGAAGTGGCCGGCGTTGAAGTGGGGACGACCACACTCACGGTCATGAAAGATGGCATCATCAGTAATCCGGTAGAGGTGAATGTTTGCAGCGACTTAGCTGGTCCGTGTATTGATGTCTTCGTCGATACGAAAACTTATTCTTTCAAGGGAGGGCTGTTGCTGTATACCAGCTCACCTTCAGTCGCTTATCTGGACCGTCTCGGTGGTAGTGTCAATGGCGGGACTTTTTCAGAAACCGGCGATAAAGGTCCTGTAGGAGATTTTTACTTATTCAGCTGGAACGAAGAAGTGGAATCATTATGTGATTTATATAATACTCAGAAGCTCGCTGGACTCTCCGAATGGTATATAGCAACAGCAGATGAGATAGGTACTTTAACCAATAGGCTCAGCAACAATGTGTATGCAATACGAGGTTGGCCGACCGGGACAAATTACGTACATAGCGCAAGCCGTGGATCAAGAAGCTCTGCTGAGTATGATCTGAATCAGGGCATTTACCTTTCTGCTAATCCGGTTGTTCCGCTCTACGTAACCTGCACCGCAACTATTTTTTAG
- a CDS encoding OmpA family protein: MKKIILCLSFISLPAWATPESPRFFIGAKGGYQWAADDNYNHSDPDGAIFGVYSGLQFTPAWSWDVGYQYHDDLTADSSSINVKTWLIESAIRYDWYVKDNLSLYGRLGAAYWDVEKTNRASDKLNATGLSPLGEVGVDYTLTPNLRLSAGYQYIDSIGKSNTGKYDSHGLLVGIRYTFGDSTKPTLDENLSTPANEPVPVESPPQTLTYLTKTLHESFEFGSAKPSQHLIDNLSEIVSVLDTYPQSHVVVVGHTDSIGSEADNQVLSERRAKLVGNQLIALGVNPAQIEVLGKGESRPVADNRTKAGRAKNRRVEITIPDFQYQQ; the protein is encoded by the coding sequence ATGAAAAAAATAATTTTATGCCTTAGTTTTATTAGTCTCCCTGCATGGGCGACGCCTGAATCACCTCGTTTTTTTATTGGTGCAAAGGGAGGTTATCAATGGGCTGCGGACGACAATTATAACCATTCAGATCCAGACGGTGCGATCTTTGGGGTTTATAGTGGATTACAATTCACGCCTGCCTGGAGTTGGGATGTCGGCTATCAATATCATGATGATTTAACAGCGGATTCTTCATCGATCAACGTTAAAACCTGGCTGATTGAAAGTGCAATCCGTTACGATTGGTATGTGAAAGATAACCTGAGTTTATATGGTCGACTGGGTGCTGCTTACTGGGATGTAGAAAAAACGAACCGTGCTTCAGATAAGCTGAATGCGACAGGTTTATCTCCACTTGGCGAAGTGGGTGTTGACTATACTTTGACCCCAAACCTGCGGCTCTCTGCCGGTTATCAGTACATCGACAGTATTGGTAAGTCGAATACGGGTAAATATGACAGCCATGGATTATTGGTCGGGATTCGCTATACCTTTGGTGATTCAACGAAACCTACGTTAGATGAAAACTTATCAACGCCTGCTAACGAACCTGTGCCAGTTGAATCACCACCTCAAACATTGACTTATTTAACGAAAACTTTGCATGAATCCTTTGAGTTTGGTTCGGCTAAACCCAGTCAACACTTAATTGATAATTTATCAGAAATTGTTTCAGTACTGGATACTTACCCTCAATCTCATGTAGTGGTTGTGGGCCACACGGATTCAATCGGCTCAGAGGCGGATAATCAGGTACTGTCTGAAAGACGTGCAAAGCTGGTCGGGAATCAACTGATTGCTTTAGGGGTCAACCCAGCTCAAATTGAGGTTTTGGGTAAAGGCGAGTCTCGCCCAGTGGCTGATAACCGCACGAAGGCAGGGCGAGCTAAAAATCGCAGAGTTGAAATTACTATCCCAGATTTTCAGTATCAACAATAG
- a CDS encoding Ig-like domain-containing protein → MSNWRSSNTDRGYFDAPGILTGGHSPGSVTVVATIDGISSNTVNVDVTAARVMEITVTPASVRIAKEQTQQLTATATYSDGTSSDVSDSVTWTPANPSITTVTPAGLLTGVDGGTTTVTASKDGIVSSTVNVEVTTAELTGITVTPATVVVAIGQNQFLTATATYSDGTSSDVSDAVTWTPADPSIAVLMSNGLLHGVDVGTTTVTAAKDGIVSNMVNVDVTPAVMTGIVVTPETIVVAKGQTQLLTAMATYSDGTSSDVSDAVTWTPANPSITSVTPAGLLHGVDVGTTTVTASKDGIVSNTVNVDVTAAVVTEITVTPANVDVISGISDQQLTAMATYSDGTSSDVSDSVTWVPVNTSIATVTPAGLLTGVAGGTTTVTALKDAITSNTVYVNVCGSLEDACIDAFDAGSGKLFTNTPSTAYLNSIGGSETSVPPENFIFPPFNWGNANTLCDTYNRVNLAGRSNWRVPTVNELKVELVGVPGDLNAARGWPNGAGYWSSEVDSSKTNDTYYFLVSISTGDVGSLLPANGRFATCVSEP, encoded by the coding sequence ATGAGTAATTGGCGCTCAAGTAACACTGATAGGGGGTATTTTGATGCACCGGGTATTTTAACCGGTGGTCATTCGCCAGGTTCTGTCACTGTGGTTGCAACGATAGACGGCATCTCCAGTAACACGGTGAATGTCGATGTGACCGCAGCAAGGGTGATGGAGATTACGGTGACACCTGCGAGCGTTCGCATTGCAAAAGAGCAAACGCAACAGCTGACGGCGACGGCAACCTACAGTGATGGTACGTCATCTGATGTGAGTGATTCCGTGACATGGACGCCAGCAAACCCTTCGATCACGACAGTGACGCCTGCGGGTTTGCTGACCGGTGTGGATGGGGGAACCACAACAGTCACTGCTTCGAAAGACGGCATCGTGAGTAGCACGGTGAATGTAGAAGTGACCACAGCAGAGCTGACTGGTATTACCGTGACTCCTGCGACAGTGGTTGTGGCCATTGGTCAAAATCAATTCTTGACGGCGACGGCAACCTACAGTGATGGTACGTCATCTGATGTGAGTGATGCCGTGACATGGACGCCAGCAGACCCTTCGATTGCGGTATTAATGAGTAATGGTTTGTTGCATGGTGTTGACGTTGGAACCACGACAGTGACTGCCGCGAAAGACGGCATCGTGAGTAACATGGTGAATGTCGATGTGACCCCGGCAGTGATGACGGGTATTGTCGTGACCCCTGAGACTATTGTTGTGGCTAAAGGTCAAACTCAGCTTCTGACGGCGATGGCAACCTACAGTGATGGTACGTCATCCGATGTGAGTGATGCCGTGACATGGACGCCAGCAAACCCTTCGATCACGTCAGTGACGCCTGCGGGTTTGTTGCATGGTGTTGACGTTGGGACTACGACAGTGACTGCCTCGAAAGACGGCATCGTCAGTAACACGGTAAATGTCGATGTGACCGCAGCAGTGGTGACGGAGATTACTGTGACCCCGGCGAATGTGGATGTGATCAGTGGTATATCAGACCAGCAGTTAACGGCGATGGCAACCTACAGTGATGGCACGTCATCCGATGTGAGTGATTCGGTGACGTGGGTGCCTGTGAATACTTCGATCGCGACAGTGACGCCTGCTGGGTTGTTGACTGGTGTGGCAGGGGGGACCACAACAGTCACTGCCCTGAAAGATGCCATCACCAGTAACACAGTCTATGTGAATGTGTGCGGATCACTCGAAGATGCATGCATTGATGCCTTCGATGCGGGGAGTGGGAAGTTGTTCACCAACACACCATCAACCGCTTACCTGAACAGTATCGGGGGAAGTGAAACAAGTGTCCCACCGGAAAACTTTATATTTCCTCCGTTCAACTGGGGCAACGCGAACACATTGTGCGATACATATAATCGTGTGAATCTCGCAGGGCGTTCCAATTGGCGTGTGCCAACTGTAAATGAACTCAAAGTGGAGTTGGTGGGTGTGCCTGGGGATTTGAATGCCGCGCGAGGCTGGCCGAACGGTGCTGGTTACTGGTCATCGGAGGTTGATTCATCGAAGACTAATGATACTTACTATTTCCTTGTGAGTATCAGTACCGGCGATGTTGGCAGCCTTCTCCCGGCCAATGGGCGCTTCGCGACCTGCGTCTCAGAACCATAA
- a CDS encoding OmpA family protein — protein MKRKIVVFLSVISLPAWATPESPRFFIGAKGGYQWAADDNYNHSDPDGAIFGVYSGLQFTPAWSWDVGYQYHDDLTADSSSINVKTWLIESAIRYDWYVKDNLSLYGRLGAAYWDVEKTNRASDKLDATGLSPLGEVGVDYTLTPNLRLSAGYQYIDSIGKSNTGKYDSHGLLVGLRYTFGDSTKPTLNENLSTPANEPVPVEAPPQTLNFLTKTLYESFDFGSTEASQDLIQQVSEIASVLKSYPQSHVVVVGHTDSIGSEADNQVLSEKRAKLVGNQLLALGVNPTQIEARGEGESHPVADNRTEAGRAKNRRVEITIPDFQYQ, from the coding sequence ATGAAGAGAAAGATAGTTGTATTCCTTAGTGTTATCAGTCTCCCTGCATGGGCGACGCCTGAATCACCTCGTTTTTTTATTGGTGCAAAGGGAGGTTATCAATGGGCTGCTGACGACAATTATAACCATTCAGATCCAGACGGTGCGATCTTTGGGGTTTATAGTGGATTACAATTCACGCCTGCCTGGAGTTGGGATGTCGGCTATCAATATCATGATGATTTAACAGCGGATTCTTCATCGATCAACGTTAAAACCTGGCTGATTGAAAGTGCAATCCGTTACGATTGGTATGTGAAAGATAACCTGAGTTTATATGGTCGGCTGGGTGCTGCTTACTGGGATGTAGAAAAAACGAATCGTGCTTCAGATAAGCTGGATGCGACAGGTTTATCTCCACTTGGCGAAGTGGGTGTTGACTATACTTTGACCCCAAACCTGCGGCTCTCTGCCGGTTATCAGTACATCGACAGTATTGGTAAGTCGAATACGGGTAAATATGACAGCCATGGATTATTGGTCGGGCTTCGCTATACCTTTGGTGATTCAACGAAACCTACGTTAAATGAAAACTTATCAACGCCTGCTAACGAACCTGTGCCAGTTGAAGCGCCACCTCAAACATTGAATTTTTTAACAAAAACTTTGTATGAATCTTTTGATTTTGGTTCTACTGAAGCCAGCCAAGATTTAATTCAGCAGGTATCAGAAATTGCCTCAGTACTCAAGAGTTACCCTCAATCTCATGTGGTGGTTGTGGGCCACACGGATTCAATCGGCTCAGAGGCGGATAATCAGGTACTGTCTGAAAAACGTGCCAAGCTGGTCGGGAATCAACTGCTTGCTTTAGGAGTCAACCCAACTCAAATTGAGGCCCGGGGTGAAGGAGAGTCTCATCCTGTGGCTGATAACCGAACCGAGGCAGGGCGAGCTAAAAATCGCAGAGTTGAAATTACTATCCCAGATTTTCAGTATCAGTAA
- a CDS encoding response regulator transcription factor, whose protein sequence is MMKMPMNYQVLHIDPQPLMQEALKQILPQGLMYAEIFSVSDLSSARKVLEKQAIQLIITEVELSDGCSLEFIYRRQAMSPKVLVYSSLPYEKYSQAAEQAGADGYVSKLESTAFLLHSVRQICLGFTVFKQSCGEKTQSKSRSLSHRENTVLNYLMKGHTNKQISQILSLSEKTISTYKKRIFTKYQVNNVIELKSHQDHVANMNKKYSPLF, encoded by the coding sequence ATGATGAAAATGCCAATGAATTATCAAGTTTTACATATTGACCCCCAACCCTTAATGCAAGAAGCTTTGAAACAAATCTTACCTCAAGGCTTGATGTATGCTGAAATATTTAGCGTAAGCGATTTGTCATCGGCTAGAAAAGTCCTGGAAAAACAGGCAATTCAATTAATTATTACTGAAGTTGAGTTGAGTGATGGGTGTTCATTGGAGTTTATTTACCGTCGTCAAGCGATGTCACCCAAAGTTTTAGTGTATTCAAGCCTGCCTTACGAAAAATATTCTCAAGCTGCCGAGCAGGCTGGGGCAGATGGATATGTGTCTAAATTAGAAAGCACGGCTTTTCTTCTTCATTCGGTCAGACAAATTTGTTTAGGATTTACTGTTTTTAAGCAAAGTTGTGGTGAAAAAACACAATCTAAATCTCGCTCTCTGTCTCATCGGGAAAATACAGTCTTGAATTATCTAATGAAAGGGCATACGAATAAGCAGATATCCCAAATATTATCGCTCAGTGAAAAGACGATAAGTACATACAAAAAACGTATCTTCACAAAATATCAAGTAAATAATGTGATCGAATTAAAGTCTCACCAAGATCACGTTGCGAATATGAATAAGAAATATTCGCCTCTATTTTAG
- a CDS encoding LysR family transcriptional regulator, with protein MNGQSDIDLNLLRTLRVLCLKGSIKATAHQLKISESAVSKQISKLSSQLGQTLFERNHYGMQPTAYTQQIISRLEKNLDQIELLLTPENFDPDRYQGHISLALPAILIESHGFELYKIFHHLFPRSKLSLLTWNPKTVEQIERNEITLGVNVWHDSFSQKIYQTKICDFDVGLVSAKHFNIHGEKMLELPFIHMEIPGWNDNKRYVLDYLISSGIPIQIDYYLDNISLCWEISDKQPVTFIVPDCFVKPNFNFFCLKDMIEINLHIGVYLPLIQRSSPLHKLIVSELQRFFHSLYHQDEAIIAPSAKS; from the coding sequence ATGAACGGACAATCCGATATTGATTTAAATTTGCTGCGAACCCTACGGGTTTTGTGCCTGAAAGGTAGTATTAAAGCAACTGCGCATCAGCTAAAAATTTCCGAGAGTGCAGTCAGTAAGCAGATATCCAAACTGTCCAGTCAATTAGGCCAAACACTTTTTGAACGTAATCATTACGGAATGCAACCGACTGCCTATACACAACAGATCATTTCAAGATTAGAAAAAAACTTAGACCAAATTGAACTCCTGCTTACACCGGAGAATTTTGACCCCGATCGTTATCAAGGACATATCTCTCTCGCCCTACCCGCAATATTAATTGAAAGCCATGGCTTTGAATTATATAAAATTTTTCATCATCTCTTCCCACGGAGCAAATTATCTTTACTCACCTGGAACCCCAAAACTGTCGAACAAATTGAACGTAATGAAATCACTTTAGGTGTCAACGTTTGGCATGATTCTTTCTCACAGAAAATTTATCAGACTAAAATATGTGATTTTGATGTTGGCTTAGTGTCAGCGAAACATTTTAATATTCACGGGGAAAAAATGTTAGAATTACCTTTTATCCATATGGAAATCCCTGGGTGGAATGACAATAAAAGGTATGTATTAGATTACTTGATTTCTTCTGGAATACCCATCCAGATTGATTATTACCTAGACAATATATCACTATGTTGGGAAATTTCCGATAAGCAACCTGTAACTTTCATTGTTCCTGATTGTTTTGTCAAGCCTAACTTTAATTTTTTTTGCCTTAAAGACATGATAGAAATTAACCTTCACATTGGTGTATACCTCCCATTAATTCAGCGAAGCAGTCCGTTACACAAACTGATTGTCTCTGAATTGCAACGCTTTTTTCATAGTTTGTATCACCAAGATGAAGCAATCATAGCGCCTTCAGCCAAGAGTTAG
- a CDS encoding response regulator transcription factor — translation MNSQTCVILDDHPLVCSAIVAMLRPTERFTHIYTFTNTQEAISFIKSNQVDMLIIDVSLENSDGFEFLRRVKAHGYKGKALYVSGNSSLLYSETAFGLGADGYISKSEDMSLIHDAIDAIMNGYSFFKFKHLLDTKPAASQVKLSNREAIVFQYLIEGKNNKEIAEIMLLSQKTISTYKKRILNKFKVNSIVELMGVNESLLH, via the coding sequence ATGAATAGTCAAACTTGTGTCATTTTGGATGATCATCCGCTTGTGTGTAGCGCGATTGTGGCCATGTTGAGACCAACTGAGCGTTTTACTCACATTTATACTTTTACAAATACTCAAGAAGCAATAAGTTTTATCAAGAGCAATCAAGTTGATATGCTGATTATTGATGTTAGCCTGGAAAATAGTGATGGATTTGAATTTTTACGTCGTGTAAAAGCACATGGATATAAAGGAAAGGCATTGTACGTATCTGGTAATAGTTCTCTTTTATACTCAGAAACAGCTTTTGGACTGGGTGCGGATGGTTATATCAGTAAAAGTGAAGATATGTCTCTCATCCATGATGCCATTGACGCGATCATGAATGGTTACAGTTTCTTTAAGTTTAAACATCTGCTGGATACAAAACCCGCAGCATCACAAGTGAAACTATCAAATCGTGAGGCGATTGTTTTTCAATATTTAATTGAAGGTAAAAATAATAAAGAGATTGCAGAGATTATGCTACTCAGTCAGAAAACGATCAGCACGTATAAGAAACGTATTTTGAATAAATTTAAAGTTAACTCTATTGTTGAGCTAATGGGTGTGAATGAGTCTTTGCTGCACTAA